The genomic region GGATGTAAATAGCCTTTTTATCGTCGCTAATGTCGATAATCAGCGTTCCTGGTGTCAGTGAAATAAAAGTCGACAGCAAATTGATCTCAAAATCTGTCTTGGTATTCACCGGATAACGGACGATGCCAGGTTTGAAGAAATACTTCGGTGTAACAACATCATAGGCTACCTGAATATTCGCTTTGAGCAACTCGTAAAGGAAATAGAAAAAGAAGGAAATAATCTTCGGCACCCGATAGAAGTAGCGCTGATCTGTTTCATTCCTGTTCATGATCCACAGCACGCCAAACCCTAATAAATAGCCAAACAAAAAGTTTGAATATAAAAGGGAGCCCGATAGTGCTACCCAAATAAAGGATAGCAATAAGTTCATCAAGAAAAACTTAATCATTTCTCAAAAACTTTATCACCCAATACCGTACGTACGTATGAGCTTGTATCCAACAATTCGTTACTTATGCGATCTACAGCAATGACAATGTTCTCCGCATTTAAGCCGATATATAAAGTTACCGAACATAAAAGTAGAATCGGCATCACCAATAATAGTTTCTTGAAAGGAGGTAGCTCCTTAAACTTATCTTCCATCACGCTCTCATCAGGACATTTCTTCCAAAATACATCCGCCCACATCTTTGCGATGACATACATGGTTACTAAGCTTCCTACAATCAACGCTCCAACAAAGAAATAATGCTTCCCTACGAAAGCTTCCTGAAAAAGGTAGATTTTAGGCCAGAAGCCTGATAATGGCGGAACACCAACCAAAGAAAAAAGCACCAAAGCAATAATCAATGATATCAGCGGATAGGAGGCGTATAATCCACCTAATCGATTCATGTCCATTGTCCCGCGCACCTGACGTATATACCCCGCAATCAAGAACATATTTGTTTTGACCATGATGTCATGGATTAAGTAGAATACTGCGCCCATCAATGCAGCTTTGGTAAACATCGCAATACCGCCTAACATAAAACCGATATGACAGACAATTAAATAAGAAAACAAGCGACGGATATTGGTTTTGATCAGGGCGCCAAAGGCTCCTGTCAAAATGGTTAAAACCGCCATGACCATCAGCAGATTCTTCGTAAACTCATCCGGGATGAACATCAAACTGAACACCCGTAAAATTGCGTAGACCCCGACTTTCGTTAATAAACCACCAAAGGTTGCAGCAACGGCAGAAGGAGGTGTATGATAGGAAGAAGGCAACCAATAATAAAGCGGAAATACCGCAGACTTAATACCAAAACCTAATAGAAAGAAAATCGCCGCAATATCAATTAATGACTGATTATGAAATTCACGAATGCGGATTGAAAGATCAGCCATATTCAATGAGCCGGTGATTCCGTAAAGAATACCGATGCCTGTCAAAAAGAATGTCGAGGCTAGAATATTCATCGCCATATACTTTACAGCACCTTCCAGCTGCGCTTTTCGGCCGCCCAGCGTCATCAACACAAAAGAAGAGATAATGATCACCTCAAACCAAACATACAGGTTGAAGATATCGCCTGTTAAAAACGCCCCATTCAGCCCCATCAATAGGAAATGGAAAATAGGGAAGTAGCCATACAACATCCTTTGGCGTGCAATGCCCACGGATGAAAAAATCGAAACAGCAAATCCGGCAATAGAGGTCAACAAAACCATACTGACCGCCAATAAGTCGGCAACAAAGACAATTCCAAAGGGTGCTTCCCAGTTGGAAGCATTCATGGATAAGGTGCCTTCCGTATAAACCTTCGCAAAAAGACGGATCGCAATCAATAGCCCAATAAAGGCACCTCCAACACTAATAAAGCGCTGCGTTACGGTTTTCCGCCAGGCAATAAGCTGCAGAATAGCCGTGAACAGGTGGATAAAAACAGGAGCTAAAATGTGGTTATCAATCATATATCTTCTTCTTCCGGCGTATTTAAATCATCTAAATCGTCTGAATCAACTAAGGCATAAACCCTTTTCAATAGCACGATCGCAAAAGCCGTTAAAGCGAAACTGATGACAATCGCCGTCAGAATCAAGGATTGCGGAATCGGATCTGCGTAAATATCTTCGAAAACATTGTGGTTCGGGTCAATAACTGGAGGCTTCCCCTTGGTAATGGTTCCTAAAAGGAAGATCAGGATATTCGTACCGTTGCCTAGGAGCATAATTCCTAAGAGCAATTTCACCATACTGCGGCGTAGAATTAAAAAGATTCCCGCAGCATATAAAAAGCCTAAAACAACGACTAATAATAACTCCATATGCTTAGTCCTTGGTTAGTGAAATGGTAAACAATATTGTCAATACCACACCGACAACGACCAGGTAAACTCCGAGGTCGAAGAATAGTGCCGAACCAATGGAGCCAATGACCGGAATTTTCTCCTCAAACCATAGGCCCGTCATGGGGGGGAGACCAAAAAAGGTAGGCGAGATAACAGCCAACGAGGCAACGCCAAGGCCGACAGGAATCAGTGATAAAGGTTTTCTTCCTAATAACTTCATGGTCTCTTCGGTCCCATGCGCAAAACTATGCAGCACAAAGGCAATTGATGCAACCAGGCCCCCAACGAAGCCCCCACCAGGAAAATAATGCCCTCTTAATAATAAAAAGAAAGAGAACAGCAACAAAATCGGTAGCAGATACCGCGTAGCGGTCTGTAAGATAATACTCTTCATAAATTATTCTTTCTCCGACGACTTTAATCTCAATTTTAACAAACTATAAACTCCGACCGCAGCAATACTCAATACCACCGTCTCAAACATCGTATCGATACCCCTAAAGTCTGCCAAGATCACGTTCACCACATTCTTTCCCTTCGCCAGAATATAGGCATTCTCGCCATAAAAATTCGAGGTGTCCTTGGACA from Sphingobacterium sp. BN32 harbors:
- a CDS encoding Na+/H+ antiporter subunit C; the protein is MELLLVVVLGFLYAAGIFLILRRSMVKLLLGIMLLGNGTNILIFLLGTITKGKPPVIDPNHNVFEDIYADPIPQSLILTAIVISFALTAFAIVLLKRVYALVDSDDLDDLNTPEEEDI
- a CDS encoding Na+/H+ antiporter subunit B → MKSIILQTATRYLLPILLLFSFFLLLRGHYFPGGGFVGGLVASIAFVLHSFAHGTEETMKLLGRKPLSLIPVGLGVASLAVISPTFFGLPPMTGLWFEEKIPVIGSIGSALFFDLGVYLVVVGVVLTILFTISLTKD
- a CDS encoding proton-conducting transporter membrane subunit; protein product: MIDNHILAPVFIHLFTAILQLIAWRKTVTQRFISVGGAFIGLLIAIRLFAKVYTEGTLSMNASNWEAPFGIVFVADLLAVSMVLLTSIAGFAVSIFSSVGIARQRMLYGYFPIFHFLLMGLNGAFLTGDIFNLYVWFEVIIISSFVLMTLGGRKAQLEGAVKYMAMNILASTFFLTGIGILYGITGSLNMADLSIRIREFHNQSLIDIAAIFFLLGFGIKSAVFPLYYWLPSSYHTPPSAVAATFGGLLTKVGVYAILRVFSLMFIPDEFTKNLLMVMAVLTILTGAFGALIKTNIRRLFSYLIVCHIGFMLGGIAMFTKAALMGAVFYLIHDIMVKTNMFLIAGYIRQVRGTMDMNRLGGLYASYPLISLIIALVLFSLVGVPPLSGFWPKIYLFQEAFVGKHYFFVGALIVGSLVTMYVIAKMWADVFWKKCPDESVMEDKFKELPPFKKLLLVMPILLLCSVTLYIGLNAENIVIAVDRISNELLDTSSYVRTVLGDKVFEK
- a CDS encoding Na+/H+ antiporter subunit E; translation: MIKFFLMNLLLSFIWVALSGSLLYSNFLFGYLLGFGVLWIMNRNETDQRYFYRVPKIISFFFYFLYELLKANIQVAYDVVTPKYFFKPGIVRYPVNTKTDFEINLLSTFISLTPGTLIIDISDDKKAIYIHVMYLKDEQQFIRQLKTGVERRLLEIIR